The following coding sequences are from one Aethina tumida isolate Nest 87 chromosome 2, icAetTumi1.1, whole genome shotgun sequence window:
- the LOC109601601 gene encoding nucleoside diphosphate kinase, producing the protein MMCNMSGCAKEPQGCVKDSKGKESESKGERVNSTRDVSFIMVKPDGVQRCLVGRIIDKFEQKGLKLIGLKMVMPTEKLLKEHYSDLSKKPFYKNLIKYMSSGPVVAMVWEGLNTVKLCRSLLGATNPVESNPGTLRGDYCVQVGRNIVHASDSSESACKEISLWFTAEELIVYSLISDEWVNTPN; encoded by the exons ATGATGTGCAACATGTCAGGCTGCGCGAAAGAACCGCAGGGCTGCGTGAAGGATTCAAAAGGGAAAG aatcAGAGTCAAAGGGTGAGCGGGTTAATTCTACTAGAGATGTAAGTTTCATCATGGTAAAGCCTGACGGTGTACAGAGATGTTTGGTGGGCAGAATAATCGACAAATTCGAACAAAAAGGTCTTAAACTCATCGGCTTAAAAATGGTCATG CCCACAGAAAAGTTGCTCAAAGAACACTACTCCGACCTTTCCAAAAAAccgttttacaaaaatttaataaaatacatgagCAGTGGTCCAGTTGTTGCTATGGTGTGGGAAGGCTTGAACACAGTGAAACTTTGCAGAAGCCTTCTGGGAGCCACCAATCCTGTGGAGTCCAATCCTGGTACTCTAAGAGGAGATTATTGCGTCCAGGTTGGCAGGAACATTGTGCATGCATCTGATTCCTCAGAATCCGCTTGCAAGGAGATAAGTTTGTGGTTTACAGCTGAGGAATTGATTGTTTACTCTTTGATATCTGATGAATGGGTGAATACGCCGAATTAA
- the LOC109601598 gene encoding nucleoside diphosphate kinase, with translation MIGTILAVFYLISKRIMSVTERTFIMVKPDGVQRGLVGKIIKRFEQKGFKLVALKFQWASEELLKKHYADLADRPFFPSLVSYMNSGPVVPMVWEGLNVVKTGRVLLGETNPANSAPGTIRGDLCVQVGRNIIHGSDSVESANKEIALWFGEKEVVSWTPAWDKWVNEGN, from the exons ATGATAGGTACGATATTGGCTGTCTTCTATTTAATTTCGAAAAGAATCATGTCTGTAACCGAGAGGACTTTCATCATGGTCAAACCCGACGGTGTCCAAAGAGGACTCGTTGGCAAGATCATCAAGAGATTCGAACAGAAGGGCTTCAAACTCGTCGCTCTTAAATTCCAATGG GCTTCCGAAGAACTGTTGAAGAAGCACTACGCCGATTTGGCCGACAGGCCCTTCTTCCCGTCTTTGGTCAGCTACATGAACAGCGGCCCAGTCGTACCTATGGTGTGGGAAGGTTTGAACGTCGTCAAAACCGGCCGCGTTCTGCTCGGTGAAACCAACCCAGCCAACTCCGCCCCAGGAACCATCAGAGGAGATCTGTGCGTTCAAGTTGGACGTAACATCATCCACGGATCTGACTCCGTCGAATCTGCCAACAAGGAAATTGCCTTGTGGTTCGGTGAGAAGGAGGTTGTCAGCTGGACCCCAGCCTGGGACAAATGGGTTAACGAAGGAAACTAA
- the LOC109601596 gene encoding alpha-ketoglutarate-dependent dioxygenase alkB homolog 4: MDQPRPCGCKGCRTCLLCEKDYDIIKESTLNLNNGTYIYCPLCNKAWPGWDTEDYKLHPNHQGEPIDYPGIYMDLDFLSVEEESKLIEDLDSMPWDLSQSGRRKQNFGPKCNFKKRKLKLGDFKGFPRSTKFVQDKFKSTSMLKDFQTIEQCSLEYDPCRGASIDPHVDDCWIWGERIVTVNLLADSVLTMTYNDKPTRYNLDCVSNYPSVLDGSGNFAKDKCYTVQPLMDGQRHPVVRIPMPRRSLLIMYGAARYDWEHQILREDITSRRVCLAYREFTPPYLGENSEDTAKFVLLKAKEFWDTEVN, from the coding sequence atgGATCAACCACGGCCGTGCGGTTGCAAAGGCTGCAGGACTTGTTTGTTGTGCGAAAAGGACTATGACATAATCAAGGAGTCTACACTAAATTTGAACAACGGTACCTACATTTATTGTCCATTGTGTAACAAAGCTTGGCCTGGCTGGGACACTGAAGATTATAAACTGCATCCGAACCATCAGGGTGAGCCCATCGACTATCCTGGCATATACATGGACTTGGATTTTCTGTCAGTGGAAGAAGAATCAAAGCTGATTGAAGACCTGGATTCCATGCCATGGGACTTGTCACAAAGTGGAAGGAGGAAACAGAACTTTGGACCAAAGTGCAACTTCAAGAAACGCAAATTGAAATTAGGTGATTTTAAGGGCTTCCCTAGGTCAACAAAGTTTGTAcaagacaaatttaaatcaaccTCAATGCTTAAAGACTTCCAGACCATTGAACAATGTTCCCTGGAATATGATCCTTGCAGAGGTGCTTCCATTGATCCACATGTTGATGACTGTTGGATTTGGGGTGAAAGAATTGTCACTGTTAATTTGTTAGCCGACTCAGTTTTAACTATGACTTACAATGATAAACCCACAAGATATAATTTGGATTGTGTGTCCAATTATCCATCAGTGTTAGATGGAAGTGGAAACTTTGCAAAAGATAAATGCTACACAGTACAGCCCCTGATGGATGGACAGAGACATCCAGTAGTTAGAATTCCAATGCCGAGAAGATCCTTATTGATAATGTATGGTGCTGCAAGATATGACTGGGAACACCAAATATTAAGAGAAGATATCACATCCAGAAGAGTCTGTCTAGCATATAGAGAGTTTACTCCACCTTATTTGGGTGAAAACAGTGAAGATACTGctaaatttgtgttattaaaaGCAAAGGAGTTTTGGGACACAGAAGTTAACTAA
- the LOC109601599 gene encoding U6 snRNA-associated Sm-like protein LSm5 has product MSTMPVSSSTLLPLELVDKCIGSRIHIIMKNDKEIVGTLLGFDDFVNMLLEDVTEYETTPEGKRITKLDQILLNGNNITMLVPGGDMPE; this is encoded by the exons ATGAGTACCATGCCTGTCAGTTCATCAACACTCCTTCCATTGG AGCTGGTGGACAAATGTATAGGATCAAGGATtcacataattatgaaaaacgaTAAAGAAATTGTCGGAACTTTGCTCGGTTTTGACGATTTTGTCAATATGCTTTTGGAGGATGTTACTGAATATGAAACAACACCCGAAGGCAAGAGGATAACAAAACTGGATCAAATATTGCTTAATGGCAACAATATTACAATG cTGGTTCCTGGTGGAGATATGCCTGAATAA